The sequence CCTCCTTATTTATAGATTAACCGCCCGTGATGACCAGCTTCCGCTCGATCCAGGCGAGGATCACCCGGCTCAGCAGCAGAAGGATGAGACACCAGGCGGCTTGAAAGGCGAGCTGTTCCCAGACAGCGGTTCCTGTTATTTTTCCAATGAACAAGGATAAAGGAATATTGAAAATACCCTGAAACGGAAGCCAGAGAAGGACTCGGCTGACCGCATCCGGGAAGAACCAGAGCGGAACCATTGCGCCGGAGCAAACGTCGGTTATCACGGATTTGAACATGTCGATCCCCCACGTTTCCGTGAACAGGATGGCTGTCATGCCGACGATGAAATTAATCAGAAAGGACAAGAGAAAAGCAAGCAGGACGCTTGCGGCGAAAGCGGCAGCCTGCACACCGGCCGGATAATCGATCGGGAAGAACAGGAACACCCCAACCAGCTGCGGAATAACGGTATAGATCATACTGAACAGGAAGACGCCCGCTGCCTTTGAGAAATGCATCCATTCAAAGTCCCAGGGTTTTTGCATGTCGAATACGATGGAGCCATCCCTGACTTTATCGCTGATTTCATAGGAGATGGAGGGGGGCATGATAGCGTATAGGATAACGGAGAGCATCGCATAGGTTTGCATTCCCTGTGAAGTCACACCCGTGGATATAGCGAGGCTGTGCCCGTTAGCGTAAATGGCCTTCCACACTTCGCGGAAAGCGATGACCAGAATAAACGAATTGATTACCCACAGCAGCAGATCGAACTTGTATACCTGTGTATTTTTTAGTGTGGTTATCGTATAGGCGACGTACTTCCCCACAGCACCACTCTCCTAAAAATGGATTATTATACCAATTAGGCGCGCTTACATCATTTTACTATAAACCGCTGGACACGGCATTTGATTTTTTTGGATAAAAATATATAAGATTTTCGGACCCGCCATATGAGCGAATTATGACTTCTGTAGACCGGTTAATCCCCTTTTCAGCTGGGCTGGCATACTCTAATTCAGACGATGATGCGCAGTGAAATGAGGGAGCTTATGAATAGATACTGGTGTGAATGGCGGGGCCCCGTTGAGAAGAAGAGCGGGCTCGGCATCGCCAGCCGGGCGTATGTGCGGGCGCTGCGGCGGCAGGGTGTAAATGTGCGGGTTGGCTCCAAGACGCTAAAGAACCTGGGAACCCGGCGGTCAGCGGTTAAAAAAGTTCTCATTTGGCACTATCCGCCGCACCAGGTAAGTGTCAAAAAAGAGAGAAAGCGTTACGATCATGTGATCCTGAACACTGTTTGGGAGACGACGCAGATCCCGAACCACTGGAAGCCGCACATGAATAAATTTGATGCGGTCTTTGTGCCCACGCTCCAGAACAAAGAAGCTCTCCTAAGGAGCGGCGTTAAGGTTCCCATCTTCATCGTGCCCCATGGCGTGAATACGATGGAATACCGTCCAGGCAATCCCAAGCTGAACCTGCCGGAGCATAAAAGGAGATTCATCTTTGTATCCGTCTTTGGCTTCCAGCACCGCAAGAATCCGGAAGGGCTGCTCCGGGCGTACTGGGAGGAGTTCTCCGCCAGTGATTCCGTGCTGCTCGTGATCAAGACGAACGGTTATGACTCTCGTGAGACTGAAGCCTGGATTAAGAAAAGAATCAGCCAATACAAGAAAAAGCTGGGTCTTAACAAAAGCACCGCTCCCGTTAAGATCATCGGCAGTCCGATCACACCCGGGCAGCTTAGAGGGATTTATACGCTCGGGGATGCTTTTGTTCTGCCAACGAGAGGGGAAGGCGTGGGCATGCCGTTTCTTGAAGCAATGGCCAGCGGCATTCCGGTTATTGCAACGGGCTGGGGAGGCCATATGGATTTTTTGAACAGCCGAAATTCTTTCCTGGTGAAATATAAACTGCGTAACCCGGCGGTCAGCATGCGAAGCAGGCACGCGATATCCCGTAAATTTAGCCACCTGTTCGCGCAGCAGGGACAGCGCTGGGCGGAGCCTGAGCTTCAAAGCCTCAGAAAGCAGATGAGGACCGCGTACGAGAACCCCCGTCTATGCAAAATGAAAGGCCGGCAGGGGCGTCAGGATACGCTTAAGCTTTCGTGGGATCGGGGGGGCAGATTGATGAAGCGGGCCATCGAACAGGTGATCAAAGGGAAGAAATAGAGGGAACGGACTGCCGCTGAACGCAAGGGTTTCCGGGTGTTTGGCGGCACTAACCTTCTGACGTTTCCCTATGGTATACTTGAGATTGGAATCACAATTTCAGCTTAAAGAAGGCGAGGGAAATCATGAATTACAGAACTCTTGGAAGAACGGGACTGAACGTATCGGAAATCGGCTTCGGAGCCTGGGGGATCGGCAAAACGTCATGGGTTGGCGCGGATGATCAAGAATCGCTTAAGGCGCTGAACCGGTCCGTTGAGCTGGGATTGAATTTTATCGATACCGCGCTTGGATATGGAGACGGGCACAGTGAGAAGCTGGTTGGACAAGTTGTCCGGGAACATGCGGGGAACATCTATGTAGCGACTAAGATCCCGCCGATTAACAGACAGTGGCCCGCCCGCAGCGGTGTGCCGGTAGAAGAGACGTTCACTAAGGAGCATGTGATTTCCTGCACGGAACAGAGCCTGCGGAATTTGGGTCTTGAGACGATTGATGTTCAGCAGTTCCATGTCTGGTCGGATGAGTGGGTCGGCAAAGGGGACTGGCTGGAAGGTGTACAGAAGCTGAAGGAACAGGGGAAAATCCGGTTCTTCGGCGTGTCCATCAATGACTATCAGCCAAGCAATGCGATTAAGCTAATTGAAAGCGGTCTCGTTGACACTGTTCAGGTTATCTATAATATTTTTGAACAGAGTCCGGAGGACGAGCTGTTGCCTGCCTGCGAGAAGCACGACATCGGGGTGATCGTCCGGGTTGCACTGGATGAAGGCGGATTAACAGGAAAAATAACGCCGGAAACCACCTTCGATCAAGGCGATTTCCGCAATCATTATTTCAGGGATGACCGTAAGCGGGAGGTCTTCGAGCGGGTGCAGCAAATTGCCGCCGATTTGAATATCTCTATTGACGACATTGCTGAAACGGCGCTGCGCTATGTGCTCAGCAGCCCAGCCGTTTCGACGGTCATTCCGGGGATGCGCTCTGTTACCAATGTGGAACGCAATATGAAGGTGGGAGATGGATTGGGGCTTCCTGAGGACCAGGTTGCCAAGCTGAAGGCGCACCGCTGGGTCCGCAATTTTTATAACTGACTCGTTGCAGCGAAGCCGTCTGACACTTTCGGGTGTCCGGCGGCTTTTTTTAAATTTCTTTCGCATTATCTCGATATAAGGTAAAATGATTGAAACTGGTTTCAATATTTGCTGTGAGAGGTGAACAAACGGATGACAACCATCATTGATGTGGCGCGCCTGGCGGGAGTGTCGAAGACGACCGTATCCCGGGTGATCAATAACTATCCCCATATTTCGCCGGACAAAAAGGAACAGGTCCTGAAGGCAATGCAGCAGCTTGGGTTCACGCCGAACCCTTCCGCGAGAAGATTAAGAGGACAGCTCGCCACAACCATCGCGGTAGTCGTCCCGAAAATTGTGAATCCGTTCTTTTCCTATTTGGTGGATGCCATCGAGCAGGTCGGTTACCGCAGCGGCTATCAGACTCTGATTTGCCAGACGAATGAGGATAAAGAGAAGGAATTATCCTACTTGAATCTGCTGAAGACCAAGCAGGCGGACGGAATCATTATGACATCCATCGAGAATGATTGGGCGCAGATTAAACCTTATACGGAGTTTGGCCCCATTGTGCTGTGCAACGAATATATCAACAAGACGGATGTTCCGATGATCCGGGTGGATCAATTTCAAGGCACCTATATCGGCGTCAAGCATCTGATTGAAAGAGGGCACCGCAAGATCGCGTATTGCACGGGCGGATTATTCACGGAATTCGGAAAGGACAAGGATCGGAATCAAGGCTATCAAAAAGCGCTGGAGGAAGCCGGTATCCCGGTGAATCCAAGCTGGATTCTGGTCGATAAGCATACGATTGAGGACGGCAAGCGAGTGATGCAGCTCCTGATGGAAATGAAGGACCGTCCGACAGCCGTGTTCGCCGGGAGCGATGAAATTGCCGGAGGACTGATGATGGCCGCGAAAAAAGCCGGCTTACGTATTCCGGATGATCTGGCGATCATCGGCTTTGACGATCAACCGATCGCGGAGGTTCTGGACCCGGGACTTACCACTATCCGGCAGCCGATTGCCCAAATGGGGAAGAAGGCCGGAGAGATTCTGCTGGCGATGCTGAATGAGCCTTGTCCAAGCCCTGCGGTTTATGAGCTTCCGGTTGAGCTGGTTGTCCGGGAATCCACCTAGCATGCGGGAGCAAGCTACGGCGGCTCTGGCACATTTTTTGGGAACGATACCAATTTAGACAATCAATTATTGCCGATCAGAAGCTATGAAACGCCATATATTGGCTATGCCCGGTTATTATTTTAGTGATGAGTTAGAAAAAAAGTTGTTGAAACCGTTACCAAAGAGTGATACATTATATCCATAATCACTTTAAATGATGGAGATGCGAGATTATACCTAAAAATTTGGTATCGTTCCCAAATATTCTGAGGTGATTGGATCAGGTGAAGTTATTACATTTATGGAGGGGTTCTTTTGAAAAAGACATTGGCTTTATTCCTCGTTCTATTGATGGCTGTTGCCTTGACCGCTTGCGGCGGGTCGGGGAATTCGGGCAACACGGCGGCGGATTCAAATGACGGCAAAGTCAACATTGTAATTGTAAACGGCAAAGGTGAAATCGCTTCCCAGTGGGAGCAGGCAGCAAAGGATTTCATGGCGGCAAACCCGGACATTACGGTTGAAGCGGTCTCCGGAGCGGTTGGGGAAACGGTCAATCTGCTGGACAAACTGACGGCTTCCGGCAAAACGGTTACCATTGCCATGATGTCTCCCGATTCCATTGTTAACAAATACAAAGACTTCGGCATTGATCTTACGAATGAAAAATGGAATGCCGATACGGTGTACGGCGTTAAAGACGCTAATGGCAAAATCGCCGGTTTCCCGTTCTCCATTGAAGGCTTCGGGTTGGTATACAACAAGAGCGTCGTGGAAAAAGCGGTAGGCGGCGCATTCGATCCTTATTCCATCAATACCCGCGACAAATTGAAAGCGCTTCTGGACAAAATCCAGGCCTCCGGCGTGAAATATCCGGTCGCTTATCAAACAGAGAACTGGTCGGTTGCGAACCATTACAGCACGCAATTTCTGAATCAGGCTGAGGACCCGAATACGATTGTGGAACAGCTGAAAGCCGGAAAGTTCGATCTGGCAAGCAACGCGGTATGGAACGGCTACTACGATACGATGGATCTGCTCGTCTCCAAAGCGTACAACAAATACGGCGAACGTCCGCTGGGCAAGTATTATGACGATGCGCACCTGAGCGTGGGCAAAGGCGAATCCGCCATTCTGTTCAACGGAAACTGGGCGTTTGATTCACTGAAAGCGGTCTCCGGCGAATCCTTCGGCTTTATCCCGGTTCCGGTGGACAACAATCCGGATAATCCGCTGAACAACAAAATTGCCGCAGGCCCAACCAATATTCTGGTAATCAACAAATCGGCTACGGCAGCCCAGCAGGAAGCGGGCAAGAAGTTTCTAAACTGGCTCGTATATGATCAAAAAGGCCAAGATTTTCTCGTCAATCAAGCCCAAGTCATTTCCGCTTTCAAGAACAATCTGAATAAAGTGACGAATCCGCTGGGAGTAGCGATTGCGGAAGCCGTGCAAGCAGGCAAAACGCTGCCGTTCAGCTCCAATTATGTAAAAGTTGAAGATTGGGGCAACATCCTTGCGCCGGATATTCAAAAATATATTGCGCAGAAAGAATCCCGCGCCGATCTGGCCAAAGCCATCGAAACCTATTACAAGAACCAGCACTAATCAATTAATCGTTATGAAACGGGAAAAGGGCGGGGCAGCCCCGTTCTTTTCCGCAACTTCAAGCACTTAGGGGTGAGCTAAACCTATGATAACGGAAAAAAGCCGGCTGAAGTCGCTCGGCAACCAGTTGTTTTTTACCGGTCCCACGATTATTTTCTTCGCCATAGCGGTACTGATTCCATTTGCCTACGGCCTTTATCTTACACTGACAGATATGACCTCTCCCGTGAATCCGATCAAGTTCTCGGGCTTCGGCAACTATAAAACCGCATTTACCGATACCGCGTTCTGGGAATCCATGTGGCTTACGGTCGAATTCGTCGTGGCGACGGTCATCATCATTAATATCCTTGGCTTTATTCTGGCATTTCTGGTCACTTCCGGCGTGAAAATGCAAAATTTCTTTCGGACGGCGCTGTTCACTCCGAATCTGATCGGCGGATTGATCCTCGGCTACATCTGGCAGTTCATCTTCGTGCAGACGCTTCCGTCCATCGGAGACAAGCTTGGCATCGAATGGCTGCGGCTGGGCTGGCTGGGGGATGAGCATCTGGCTTTCTGGGCCATCGTGATTGTAACGATCTGGCAGTCGGCGGGCTATATGATGATTATCTTTGTCGCAGGTCTGGTCAATGTTCCGAAAGACGTGATGGAGGCGGCCACAATCGACGGGGCGAACGCATGGCAACGTTTAAGAAATGTCATTCTCCCGCTGATGGTTCCATCCTTTGTCGTTACAGTCTTTTTGACTTTGAAAAATGCCTTCATGGTGTATGACGTGAACTACTCCCTGACCGCGGGCGGGCCATACGGCAGTACAACCATGGTATCCATGCATGTCGTCCAAAAAGCTTTTACGGA is a genomic window of Paenibacillus durus ATCC 35681 containing:
- a CDS encoding ABC transporter permease, whose product is MGKYVAYTITTLKNTQVYKFDLLLWVINSFILVIAFREVWKAIYANGHSLAISTGVTSQGMQTYAMLSVILYAIMPPSISYEISDKVRDGSIVFDMQKPWDFEWMHFSKAAGVFLFSMIYTVIPQLVGVFLFFPIDYPAGVQAAAFAASVLLAFLLSFLINFIVGMTAILFTETWGIDMFKSVITDVCSGAMVPLWFFPDAVSRVLLWLPFQGIFNIPLSLFIGKITGTAVWEQLAFQAAWCLILLLLSRVILAWIERKLVITGG
- a CDS encoding glycosyltransferase family 4 protein, yielding MNRYWCEWRGPVEKKSGLGIASRAYVRALRRQGVNVRVGSKTLKNLGTRRSAVKKVLIWHYPPHQVSVKKERKRYDHVILNTVWETTQIPNHWKPHMNKFDAVFVPTLQNKEALLRSGVKVPIFIVPHGVNTMEYRPGNPKLNLPEHKRRFIFVSVFGFQHRKNPEGLLRAYWEEFSASDSVLLVIKTNGYDSRETEAWIKKRISQYKKKLGLNKSTAPVKIIGSPITPGQLRGIYTLGDAFVLPTRGEGVGMPFLEAMASGIPVIATGWGGHMDFLNSRNSFLVKYKLRNPAVSMRSRHAISRKFSHLFAQQGQRWAEPELQSLRKQMRTAYENPRLCKMKGRQGRQDTLKLSWDRGGRLMKRAIEQVIKGKK
- a CDS encoding aldo/keto reductase, which encodes MNYRTLGRTGLNVSEIGFGAWGIGKTSWVGADDQESLKALNRSVELGLNFIDTALGYGDGHSEKLVGQVVREHAGNIYVATKIPPINRQWPARSGVPVEETFTKEHVISCTEQSLRNLGLETIDVQQFHVWSDEWVGKGDWLEGVQKLKEQGKIRFFGVSINDYQPSNAIKLIESGLVDTVQVIYNIFEQSPEDELLPACEKHDIGVIVRVALDEGGLTGKITPETTFDQGDFRNHYFRDDRKREVFERVQQIAADLNISIDDIAETALRYVLSSPAVSTVIPGMRSVTNVERNMKVGDGLGLPEDQVAKLKAHRWVRNFYN
- a CDS encoding LacI family DNA-binding transcriptional regulator, which gives rise to MTTIIDVARLAGVSKTTVSRVINNYPHISPDKKEQVLKAMQQLGFTPNPSARRLRGQLATTIAVVVPKIVNPFFSYLVDAIEQVGYRSGYQTLICQTNEDKEKELSYLNLLKTKQADGIIMTSIENDWAQIKPYTEFGPIVLCNEYINKTDVPMIRVDQFQGTYIGVKHLIERGHRKIAYCTGGLFTEFGKDKDRNQGYQKALEEAGIPVNPSWILVDKHTIEDGKRVMQLLMEMKDRPTAVFAGSDEIAGGLMMAAKKAGLRIPDDLAIIGFDDQPIAEVLDPGLTTIRQPIAQMGKKAGEILLAMLNEPCPSPAVYELPVELVVREST
- a CDS encoding ABC transporter substrate-binding protein gives rise to the protein MKKTLALFLVLLMAVALTACGGSGNSGNTAADSNDGKVNIVIVNGKGEIASQWEQAAKDFMAANPDITVEAVSGAVGETVNLLDKLTASGKTVTIAMMSPDSIVNKYKDFGIDLTNEKWNADTVYGVKDANGKIAGFPFSIEGFGLVYNKSVVEKAVGGAFDPYSINTRDKLKALLDKIQASGVKYPVAYQTENWSVANHYSTQFLNQAEDPNTIVEQLKAGKFDLASNAVWNGYYDTMDLLVSKAYNKYGERPLGKYYDDAHLSVGKGESAILFNGNWAFDSLKAVSGESFGFIPVPVDNNPDNPLNNKIAAGPTNILVINKSATAAQQEAGKKFLNWLVYDQKGQDFLVNQAQVISAFKNNLNKVTNPLGVAIAEAVQAGKTLPFSSNYVKVEDWGNILAPDIQKYIAQKESRADLAKAIETYYKNQH
- a CDS encoding carbohydrate ABC transporter permease, which produces MITEKSRLKSLGNQLFFTGPTIIFFAIAVLIPFAYGLYLTLTDMTSPVNPIKFSGFGNYKTAFTDTAFWESMWLTVEFVVATVIIINILGFILAFLVTSGVKMQNFFRTALFTPNLIGGLILGYIWQFIFVQTLPSIGDKLGIEWLRLGWLGDEHLAFWAIVIVTIWQSAGYMMIIFVAGLVNVPKDVMEAATIDGANAWQRLRNVILPLMVPSFVVTVFLTLKNAFMVYDVNYSLTAGGPYGSTTMVSMHVVQKAFTENIYGVGQAEAIVLFIIVAVITGLQVYFSKRMEVAA